One Pirellulales bacterium DNA window includes the following coding sequences:
- a CDS encoding tetratricopeptide repeat protein: MVSPEDDRQNAEPAAGPTVKTPTPPRMAPSRQAVVTTVLLLSGAALVVYGTALGAPFVFDDRISVVQNPSITQLWPLWGEDGANGPLAPLKDSVTAGRPLVNLSLALNYYVGRLNPSGYHAFNLAVHVLSALLLCGIVGRALRLDFFGGRFAQSAGPLSLMVALVWELHPLQTDAVEYVSQRTELMMGFFYLATLYASLRYWLAPSAGTQRGWLVIATVACTLGMACKEVMVTAPVVVLLFERTFIAGTFKDALRRSWPLYLGLGLGWVLLLALNYGGPRSASAGFHVGFGPYVWWLTQAKILWMYLKLAVWPWPLVIHYEMPYLGTLAMAWPWVLLGVLMLGGTALLLWRHMAAGFLGAWVLLILSPTLLVPLPSEMAAERRMYLPLAGLVCLAIIGGYVLLDWLRAIGLGAVGPTDTVPDDTVPDDTVPEDKAPEDTAPADETLVDDQVTDAISPDAHPTEGNQPAHTWSTTRLTVVSACVLAAVFGVVSMRRLSAYRDLVTLWQDTAMHQPDNALVLTSLGAALTGAGRHEEAIQALQHAADLQSDSATLGIHKQWGAALSALGRTQEAIEQLQIALQIDPDAPGVERLLGVNSLNAGQTSDAIEYLQKAVLRQPNDAGTRDNLGAALLNDNRLEDAIACFGQASQLEPNNVGIRFNMALAYAKAGRPKDAVATAEEAMKMARSAGAQDVAGQIDGWLTSYRNRLPAQ; this comes from the coding sequence ATGGTTAGCCCAGAGGATGATCGGCAAAACGCTGAGCCGGCCGCGGGTCCGACGGTAAAAACGCCTACCCCACCCCGCATGGCACCGAGTCGGCAGGCTGTCGTAACGACGGTATTGCTGCTCAGCGGCGCGGCATTGGTCGTCTATGGAACGGCCCTGGGCGCGCCATTTGTCTTCGACGATCGAATCTCGGTCGTGCAAAATCCCTCGATCACGCAGCTGTGGCCGTTATGGGGCGAGGACGGCGCAAATGGGCCGCTGGCGCCGTTGAAGGATTCGGTCACTGCCGGTCGCCCGCTGGTCAATCTGTCGTTGGCCCTCAATTACTATGTCGGACGACTCAACCCAAGCGGTTATCACGCCTTTAATCTGGCGGTGCATGTCCTGTCAGCGCTGTTGCTGTGTGGGATCGTCGGGCGTGCCTTGCGATTGGACTTTTTCGGAGGTCGATTCGCACAGTCGGCGGGTCCTTTGTCGTTGATGGTGGCGCTGGTGTGGGAGCTTCACCCTCTGCAGACGGACGCCGTCGAGTATGTCTCGCAGCGCACGGAACTGATGATGGGCTTTTTCTACCTGGCGACTCTGTATGCCAGCCTGCGCTATTGGTTGGCGCCGTCGGCGGGGACACAGCGCGGTTGGCTTGTAATTGCGACAGTCGCCTGCACGCTTGGCATGGCTTGCAAAGAGGTGATGGTTACGGCGCCGGTGGTCGTGCTCTTGTTCGAGCGCACTTTTATCGCGGGGACGTTCAAAGACGCGCTGCGCCGGTCTTGGCCCTTGTATCTTGGCCTCGGCCTCGGCTGGGTCTTGTTGCTCGCGCTCAACTATGGAGGCCCTCGCTCGGCCTCGGCCGGATTCCACGTCGGCTTTGGCCCTTATGTGTGGTGGCTTACCCAGGCCAAGATTCTATGGATGTATCTGAAGCTGGCCGTCTGGCCGTGGCCCCTGGTGATTCATTACGAGATGCCCTATCTCGGAACCCTCGCCATGGCCTGGCCGTGGGTTTTGCTGGGGGTGCTCATGCTGGGCGGTACGGCGCTGCTGTTGTGGCGGCACATGGCTGCCGGTTTTTTGGGCGCTTGGGTATTGCTGATCCTATCGCCGACCCTGCTGGTTCCGCTCCCCAGCGAAATGGCGGCCGAACGACGGATGTACTTGCCGCTGGCCGGGCTGGTATGCCTGGCAATCATAGGCGGATACGTCTTGCTCGATTGGCTGCGGGCAATCGGGCTGGGCGCAGTGGGGCCCACCGACACAGTGCCGGACGACACAGTGCCGGACGACACGGTGCCGGAAGACAAGGCGCCAGAAGACACGGCGCCGGCGGACGAGACCCTGGTTGATGACCAGGTGACTGACGCGATTTCCCCGGACGCCCATCCGACCGAGGGCAACCAACCAGCGCACACTTGGTCTACGACGCGCCTGACCGTTGTTTCTGCTTGCGTCCTGGCGGCCGTGTTTGGGGTAGTTAGCATGCGTCGGCTGTCTGCCTATCGCGATCTGGTGACACTTTGGCAAGATACCGCCATGCATCAGCCCGACAACGCGCTCGTGCTGACCAGCCTGGGCGCGGCCCTGACAGGCGCCGGCCGGCATGAGGAGGCGATCCAAGCCTTGCAGCACGCCGCCGACCTGCAATCCGACTCGGCGACGCTCGGTATCCATAAGCAATGGGGCGCGGCGCTATCTGCCCTGGGCCGAACGCAAGAGGCGATCGAGCAATTGCAGATCGCGCTGCAAATTGACCCGGACGCGCCTGGCGTGGAACGCCTGCTGGGCGTCAATTCGCTCAACGCCGGGCAAACGAGCGACGCCATCGAGTATCTGCAGAAGGCCGTACTTCGGCAACCGAATGACGCCGGCACCCGTGATAATCTGGGCGCCGCCCTCCTGAATGACAACCGCTTAGAAGACGCAATCGCCTGCTTCGGTCAGGCATCACAGCTCGAGCCCAACAATGTCGGCATTCGCTTCAACATGGCACTGGCCTACGCGAAAGCGGGTCGGCCGAAGGATGCCGTGGCAACCGCCGAGGAAGCCATGAAAATGGCCCGCTCGGCAGGTGCGCAGGATGTGGCGGGGCAAATCGACGGCTGGTTGACGTCCTATCGCAATCGCCTCCCGGCACAATGA
- a CDS encoding tetratricopeptide repeat protein, with amino-acid sequence MTSRSESQSPQPAGRARRPRQDIASRGTAWQGPSLWAGAALVAMVVVAYAPTLGNRFIWDDDYHVTANTTLSSLDGLRRIWFEFGAVPQYYPFVHSTFWVDYHLWGDSPKGYHLENMLLHAASSVLLWRLLVRLRVPGAWLAAALFGVHPIEVESVAWVTERKNVLSLTLALASLCCYFRFAPLEEPSDPPLTDSVRRRWYIAAFGLFVAALLSKTVVCTLPAVVLVILWWKNELIRWRDVLPLLPMFALGVGLGYVTMHMEATHVGAQGADWDFSFLERILMAGRICWFYAGKLAWPSPLIFFYPRWTIDAGSWWQYLFPVGAVALLVMLWLARARLGRGPLAAALIFGGVLVPALGFVNVYPFRFSFVADHFQYHAGIALLALTAAGAAIFWKRLRPDLRSAGQAACGLLLVVMSLLTMSRATVFFDEETLNRDTIAQNPTAWMAYSNLAAFLEAQSKFDESYTLYKTAAELHPNDPLMQCNVGHVYLKLGVRDGFGSGQLEEALKHLEKAVEMGPTLATVHERLGYGLMIAGRVPEAIKQYQLAVQLAADNAGYQNDLGVALAKSNRQVEAVEHFEQATRLDNNNAEYAVHLALAYAQTNRRGEAIAIAEHALALSRRQKLDEQAHNIANWLNKYKAAQPGR; translated from the coding sequence ATGACCTCTCGGAGCGAATCGCAATCCCCACAGCCCGCAGGGCGCGCCCGTCGTCCGCGGCAGGACATAGCGTCGCGCGGAACGGCGTGGCAGGGACCCTCGCTGTGGGCTGGCGCGGCGCTCGTGGCAATGGTCGTGGTCGCCTACGCCCCGACCTTGGGCAACCGCTTTATTTGGGACGACGACTACCATGTCACGGCCAATACGACGCTAAGCAGTCTCGACGGGCTGCGACGGATCTGGTTTGAATTTGGAGCCGTGCCGCAGTACTACCCTTTCGTCCACAGCACGTTTTGGGTCGACTATCACCTATGGGGCGATTCGCCCAAGGGTTATCACCTGGAGAACATGCTGTTGCACGCCGCCAGTTCCGTGCTGTTGTGGCGGCTGCTGGTACGCTTGCGTGTGCCCGGAGCGTGGTTGGCGGCGGCCCTGTTCGGCGTCCATCCGATCGAAGTGGAATCCGTAGCCTGGGTCACCGAGCGGAAGAACGTACTCAGCCTGACGCTGGCGCTCGCATCGCTCTGTTGCTACTTTCGCTTCGCGCCGCTCGAAGAACCAAGTGACCCGCCGCTGACGGATTCCGTGCGACGGCGCTGGTACATAGCGGCCTTCGGGCTGTTTGTCGCCGCGCTGTTGAGCAAGACCGTGGTTTGCACGTTGCCCGCCGTAGTGCTGGTCATCCTGTGGTGGAAGAACGAATTAATCCGTTGGCGAGACGTTCTGCCGCTGCTGCCGATGTTCGCCTTGGGAGTAGGGCTGGGATATGTGACCATGCACATGGAGGCGACCCATGTCGGCGCCCAGGGAGCGGACTGGGATTTCTCCTTCCTGGAAAGAATACTGATGGCCGGTCGAATTTGCTGGTTTTATGCCGGCAAGCTGGCCTGGCCCTCTCCATTGATCTTCTTCTATCCGCGGTGGACGATCGACGCCGGCAGCTGGTGGCAATATTTGTTTCCGGTAGGAGCCGTAGCGCTGCTAGTGATGCTCTGGCTGGCACGCGCTCGGCTGGGGCGAGGGCCGCTCGCGGCTGCGCTGATCTTTGGCGGCGTGCTGGTGCCGGCGCTGGGCTTCGTCAACGTCTATCCTTTTCGCTTCTCGTTTGTGGCCGACCATTTTCAATACCATGCGGGCATTGCCCTGCTGGCGTTGACGGCCGCCGGCGCAGCGATTTTCTGGAAGCGACTGCGACCGGATTTGCGCTCGGCAGGCCAAGCAGCTTGCGGATTGCTGCTGGTGGTTATGTCGCTACTTACGATGAGTCGGGCAACGGTATTTTTCGACGAGGAAACACTCAACAGGGACACGATCGCCCAGAATCCTACGGCCTGGATGGCTTATTCCAATCTGGCGGCGTTTCTCGAGGCGCAGTCGAAGTTCGATGAGAGCTACACACTGTATAAAACGGCGGCCGAGCTGCATCCCAACGACCCACTGATGCAGTGCAATGTGGGGCACGTCTACTTGAAATTGGGCGTGCGCGACGGATTCGGCTCCGGCCAGCTTGAAGAGGCGCTAAAGCACCTGGAGAAAGCCGTCGAGATGGGACCGACTCTGGCGACTGTCCACGAGCGGCTCGGCTACGGGCTGATGATCGCCGGCCGCGTGCCAGAGGCCATCAAGCAGTATCAATTGGCAGTGCAATTGGCTGCCGACAACGCGGGTTATCAAAACGACCTAGGCGTTGCATTGGCAAAGTCTAATAGGCAGGTCGAGGCAGTCGAACATTTCGAACAGGCCACGCGGTTGGACAATAACAATGCCGAGTACGCCGTACACCTGGCGCTGGCCTACGCCCAGACAAATCGACGCGGCGAGGCCATCGCCATCGCAGAGCATGCCTTGGCACTCTCGCGCCGGCAGAAGCTGGACGAGCAGGCCCACAATATCGCTAACTGGTTGAACAAGTACAAAGCCGCGCAGCCAGGGCGCTAA
- a CDS encoding DUF1501 domain-containing protein, producing the protein MLFTGMSRAEIGRPISRRTMLRVGSLALGGFSLADLLRCRSQAQETNPVPHDTAVIQVFMGGGPSHIDLYDLKPHAPAEIRGEFRPISTSVPGIQIGEHLPHLARALQYIALVRSVSHSTANHLPASHWMMTGHQPPDSTTANVNPALGAVVSKTRGENVRGMPAYVSIPRRQLLGGAAYLGPAYNPFTSGIDRNSDKAAVQNLALPTGIDVDRLHDRQGLLRQFDRLRAEVDAGGDFAGLDKFSREAIGMIASGRARAAFDTSRESESTVERYGRNSAGQGCLLARRLVEAGVTFVTVLSGGEWDTHVDNFGTLRDKSLPPVDRALAALVSDLAERGLDRRVMVLITGEFGRTPAINVQAGRDHWPGAFSVLFAGGGLRVGQVVGATDSRGMYPITRPYSPGDVLSTVYSFLGIDTSQEFVDRSGRPIRILGEGRPIAELLA; encoded by the coding sequence ATGCTCTTTACGGGGATGTCCAGGGCTGAAATCGGCCGGCCCATTTCGCGCCGCACCATGTTGCGGGTGGGCTCATTGGCGCTTGGCGGTTTCTCGCTGGCGGACTTGCTGCGCTGCCGGTCGCAAGCGCAGGAGACCAACCCCGTGCCTCACGACACGGCAGTGATCCAGGTTTTCATGGGGGGCGGTCCGAGCCATATCGATCTCTACGATCTGAAGCCGCACGCGCCAGCCGAGATTCGCGGCGAGTTCCGCCCGATTTCGACCAGCGTTCCAGGCATTCAAATCGGCGAGCACCTGCCGCACCTGGCCAGGGCTTTGCAGTACATTGCCCTGGTGCGTTCGGTCAGCCACAGCACGGCCAACCATCTGCCGGCGTCGCACTGGATGATGACCGGCCATCAGCCCCCCGACTCGACGACGGCCAACGTCAATCCTGCGCTCGGCGCCGTGGTGAGCAAGACGCGCGGCGAGAACGTGCGAGGCATGCCGGCCTATGTCAGCATTCCCCGTCGCCAACTGCTCGGCGGGGCGGCGTACCTGGGTCCGGCCTATAACCCCTTTACCAGTGGCATCGACCGGAACTCGGACAAAGCCGCCGTGCAGAACCTGGCGCTGCCGACAGGCATCGACGTCGATCGTCTGCACGACCGTCAGGGATTGCTTCGGCAATTCGATCGCCTCAGGGCCGAGGTCGACGCTGGTGGTGATTTTGCTGGTCTCGACAAGTTCTCGCGCGAAGCGATCGGCATGATCGCCAGCGGCCGCGCACGAGCAGCGTTCGATACCAGTCGCGAAAGCGAGTCGACGGTCGAGCGCTACGGGCGCAACTCGGCAGGGCAGGGGTGTCTGCTCGCGCGGCGGCTGGTCGAAGCGGGCGTGACATTCGTGACGGTTCTTTCTGGCGGCGAATGGGACACACACGTCGATAACTTTGGGACCCTTCGAGACAAATCGTTGCCCCCCGTGGATCGTGCCTTGGCGGCGCTCGTCAGCGACCTGGCCGAACGGGGGTTGGATCGCCGCGTGATGGTGCTCATAACCGGCGAATTCGGCCGCACCCCCGCGATCAACGTCCAAGCTGGCCGGGACCATTGGCCGGGCGCCTTTTCGGTGCTGTTTGCCGGCGGCGGGCTCCGTGTCGGCCAGGTCGTCGGCGCCACCGATAGCCGCGGCATGTACCCCATCACGCGTCCGTATTCGCCGGGCGACGTGCTGTCGACTGTGTACTCATTCCTGGGAATCGACACGAGTCAGGAATTCGTTGATCGCAGCGGCAGGCCGATTCGCATCTTGGGCGAAGGTCGGCCCATTGCCGAATTGTTGGCCTGA
- a CDS encoding PhnD/SsuA/transferrin family substrate-binding protein, which translates to MNDASRSTQQSPFPDDNSAAVGMLPTVLRTILYAALFCAIATAGYATFRATQEQAASRDSQDRLVAYHGLTQTTGKRLAPPYKDKDGDLLADAPSDPQQLLDPDTLVLAHYKDADADTQLVDWDALQAHLAQATGKKVVTQEYLNSADDVAAIKAKTIQVIALHAADAPYVVNNAGFVPFAVLGTEAGAHHGNHLDVAAGPTSEIKTLADLRGHTLTCTAPDSITGYRAAIAVLAEQTGMRPDVDYFINFSHGQKRSVLGLAGGDFEVAALSDDKVHSLLDKGSIDKSDYRVIYESEVIPRLTIGYICDLNPALTAKIAAATIDFANEGGADEESTGNPMRFFASDYKQDFAFVRKIDDSFDPRFHKRPVMIPVPEGQAGTATPAESAAPADSSAPAEAPVVE; encoded by the coding sequence ATGAATGACGCTTCCCGGTCGACGCAACAGTCACCCTTCCCGGACGATAATAGCGCCGCCGTGGGCATGCTTCCGACGGTCTTAAGAACGATTTTGTACGCGGCGCTTTTCTGTGCCATTGCCACGGCCGGATATGCCACGTTTCGCGCAACACAAGAGCAGGCGGCCTCGCGCGACTCGCAGGATCGGCTGGTCGCTTATCACGGTCTGACACAGACCACGGGCAAGCGTCTCGCGCCACCCTACAAAGACAAGGATGGCGATCTGCTGGCCGACGCTCCCAGCGACCCCCAGCAGTTGCTCGACCCCGATACTTTGGTCTTAGCGCACTACAAAGATGCAGACGCTGATACGCAATTAGTCGACTGGGATGCGTTGCAGGCCCACCTGGCGCAAGCGACTGGCAAAAAGGTCGTGACCCAGGAGTATCTCAACAGCGCTGACGACGTGGCCGCGATCAAGGCCAAGACGATTCAGGTGATCGCTTTGCACGCGGCGGATGCGCCGTATGTTGTGAATAATGCCGGCTTCGTCCCCTTCGCCGTGCTGGGTACGGAGGCCGGCGCCCACCATGGCAACCATCTCGATGTGGCGGCGGGACCCACTAGCGAGATCAAGACGCTGGCCGATCTGCGCGGACACACGCTGACCTGCACCGCCCCCGATTCGATCACCGGCTACCGGGCCGCGATCGCGGTGCTGGCCGAGCAGACCGGCATGCGGCCGGATGTCGACTATTTCATCAATTTCTCGCACGGCCAGAAGCGATCGGTGCTGGGATTGGCCGGCGGAGATTTTGAAGTCGCCGCGCTGTCCGACGACAAGGTGCATAGCCTGCTCGATAAAGGGAGCATCGACAAATCCGACTACCGAGTGATTTACGAGTCGGAAGTCATCCCGCGATTGACGATCGGCTACATTTGTGACCTGAATCCCGCCCTGACCGCAAAGATTGCGGCGGCCACGATCGACTTTGCGAACGAAGGGGGCGCCGACGAGGAATCGACGGGGAACCCGATGCGATTCTTTGCCAGCGACTACAAGCAGGACTTCGCGTTCGTCCGCAAAATCGACGACTCGTTCGACCCTCGCTTCCACAAGCGGCCCGTCATGATTCCGGTGCCGGAAGGGCAAGCGGGCACGGCTACGCCGGCCGAAAGTGCCGCGCCGGCCGATTCGTCGGCCCCGGCCGAGGCTCCGGTCGTCGAGTAA
- a CDS encoding alkaline phosphatase D family protein → MDLRFPFNDSGRLNRRAFVAASASLASAALWSSRAQGVLRQSIAFSAYPFSLGVASGDPTPDGVVLWTRLAPKPLAGGGMPDDAIEVAWQVAEDEQFNKVARQGTTAATPEWAHSVHVEVDGLQPGRWYWYQFKAGGEVSPKGRTRTMPPLEATAPALRFAFASCQHFEAGYYTAYEHMLREDVDLVFHLGDYIYEGAARDDRVRKHIGAKVATLDDYRNRYAQYRSDPALLAMHAAAPWVVTWDDHEVENNYAGPFPEDVKVSQADFLKRRALGYQAYYEHMPLRRSSLPQGSDMPIYRRLPYGQLANFYVLDTRQYRTDQPCGDGHKQPTEAVYDPQATILGQAQRTWLLDSLGTSQAKWNVLAQQVMIARIDYAAGDLEVLDMDKWAGYETERRQVLKFMADHNVANPVVLTGDIHSNWACDLRTDFEKSNAKPVGVEFTGTSISSSGDGTQKPRSHDTLLAENPFLKFYNAERGYVLCQVSPGKWQADYRVVEYVTRHGAPLVTRASFVVEDGQRSMVPA, encoded by the coding sequence ATGGATCTTCGCTTTCCCTTCAACGATTCGGGCCGACTGAACCGGCGGGCCTTTGTCGCCGCCAGCGCTTCTTTGGCATCGGCCGCCTTGTGGTCGTCGCGGGCTCAGGGCGTTCTCCGGCAGAGCATTGCGTTCTCTGCCTATCCGTTTTCGTTGGGCGTTGCCTCGGGCGATCCCACGCCTGACGGGGTAGTGCTGTGGACTCGTTTGGCCCCAAAACCGCTGGCCGGCGGAGGCATGCCGGACGACGCGATCGAAGTCGCCTGGCAGGTAGCCGAAGACGAACAATTCAACAAAGTGGCCCGGCAGGGCACCACCGCGGCCACGCCCGAATGGGCCCATTCGGTGCACGTCGAGGTCGATGGCCTGCAACCGGGCCGATGGTACTGGTATCAGTTCAAAGCCGGCGGCGAGGTCAGCCCGAAGGGGCGCACGCGCACGATGCCGCCGCTGGAGGCAACGGCGCCGGCGTTGCGATTTGCATTTGCTTCGTGCCAACATTTCGAGGCGGGTTACTACACCGCCTACGAACACATGCTACGCGAGGATGTCGACTTGGTATTTCACCTAGGCGACTACATCTACGAAGGTGCGGCCCGCGACGACCGCGTGCGCAAGCACATAGGGGCCAAAGTCGCCACGCTCGACGACTATCGAAATCGCTATGCGCAATATCGTAGCGACCCAGCGCTATTGGCCATGCACGCCGCGGCACCGTGGGTTGTGACCTGGGATGACCATGAGGTCGAGAACAACTACGCCGGCCCGTTCCCCGAAGATGTCAAAGTCTCGCAAGCCGACTTCCTCAAGCGGCGCGCTTTGGGCTATCAGGCCTACTACGAGCACATGCCCTTGCGGCGCAGCTCGCTGCCGCAAGGGTCCGACATGCCGATCTATCGGCGGTTGCCCTATGGACAGCTGGCTAATTTCTATGTGCTGGACACACGCCAGTACCGCACGGACCAGCCTTGTGGCGACGGCCACAAACAACCGACCGAGGCCGTGTATGATCCGCAGGCGACCATTCTCGGTCAGGCGCAGCGCACCTGGTTACTCGACAGCTTGGGGACTTCGCAAGCCAAATGGAACGTGCTGGCCCAACAGGTAATGATCGCCCGCATCGACTACGCTGCGGGCGATCTCGAAGTGCTGGATATGGACAAATGGGCCGGCTACGAAACCGAACGCCGCCAGGTGCTAAAGTTCATGGCCGATCACAACGTGGCCAATCCCGTCGTCCTGACGGGCGACATCCACAGCAACTGGGCCTGCGACCTGCGCACCGATTTCGAGAAGTCTAACGCCAAGCCGGTAGGAGTGGAGTTTACCGGGACGTCGATCTCGTCTTCGGGCGACGGTACACAAAAGCCGCGCAGCCACGACACGCTATTGGCCGAAAACCCGTTTCTGAAGTTTTACAACGCCGAACGTGGCTACGTGCTTTGCCAGGTCTCTCCCGGCAAGTGGCAGGCCGACTACCGCGTGGTCGAATATGTGACGCGTCACGGAGCGCCGCTGGTGACGCGCGCCTCGTTCGTCGTGGAAGACGGCCAGCGGAGCATGGTGCCGGCATAG
- a CDS encoding amidohydrolase family protein, with protein MSRTMIARLASLLTAVACLPPMLFQPVRSCGADIKQTPHYARIKSAIDAVPAIDTHDHLRPFDQLPNKDETDRGTGITLHSIFAGSYYPGINRLSPWPAGKSFEAWWTTARDDFQDARATSFYRYLLPGFRDLYGVDFDTITDAQARELNDKIFANYQDDKWLLDVITRRANIELMFIDPYWARLQFARAYKFAVPVLNVSQLIGGTHASQFANPLDSPYVFAERLGKPIATFDDYLATVDEIFRQAVAADTACLKSTQAYQRTLDYQKVPQERAEAFFGKKAAELAPDQLKAFEDFMFWHIAKLSAKYELPFQIHTGQARIQGSNPLLLVDVIQANPQTKFILFHGGYPWVGETAVIGMKCRNVWIDSCWLPTLSYTMAKRAYQEWLEAMPSDRIMWGADTAHAEGIYAATEFTRQCLAEALAEKVERGELREEHAVRIGRQVMRDNALQLFPKLKRQLGRAAG; from the coding sequence TTGTCACGCACGATGATCGCCCGCTTGGCAAGTTTACTGACCGCAGTTGCCTGTTTGCCGCCGATGCTCTTTCAGCCGGTTCGATCCTGTGGCGCGGATATCAAGCAAACGCCGCACTACGCGCGCATCAAGTCGGCGATCGACGCCGTGCCGGCGATCGACACCCACGACCATCTACGGCCCTTTGATCAGTTGCCCAACAAGGACGAGACCGACCGCGGCACGGGCATAACGCTGCACAGTATCTTCGCGGGCAGCTACTACCCCGGAATCAATCGCTTGTCGCCGTGGCCGGCCGGCAAATCGTTCGAAGCCTGGTGGACGACCGCTCGCGACGACTTTCAAGACGCTCGGGCGACGAGCTTTTATCGCTATTTGCTCCCTGGCTTTCGCGATCTTTACGGCGTCGATTTCGATACCATCACCGATGCCCAGGCACGGGAACTGAACGACAAGATCTTCGCCAACTATCAGGACGACAAGTGGCTGTTGGATGTGATTACCAGGCGCGCGAACATCGAATTGATGTTTATCGATCCGTATTGGGCCAGGCTGCAATTCGCCCGCGCCTACAAGTTCGCCGTACCGGTGTTAAACGTTTCGCAATTGATCGGGGGCACGCATGCCAGCCAGTTTGCCAATCCGCTTGACAGTCCGTATGTATTCGCCGAGCGTTTGGGCAAGCCGATCGCGACATTTGACGACTATCTGGCCACGGTCGACGAGATATTTCGCCAGGCCGTGGCGGCCGATACTGCCTGCTTGAAATCGACCCAGGCATACCAGCGAACCCTCGACTATCAGAAAGTTCCGCAAGAACGCGCCGAGGCGTTTTTTGGCAAGAAAGCTGCCGAGCTTGCGCCGGATCAGTTGAAGGCGTTCGAGGATTTCATGTTCTGGCACATCGCCAAGCTCAGCGCGAAATACGAACTCCCCTTTCAGATTCATACCGGCCAGGCGCGGATTCAGGGCTCGAATCCGCTCCTTCTGGTTGACGTGATCCAGGCCAATCCGCAAACGAAATTCATCCTCTTTCACGGCGGTTATCCGTGGGTCGGCGAAACGGCCGTGATCGGCATGAAATGCCGCAACGTGTGGATCGATTCCTGTTGGCTCCCCACCCTGAGCTACACGATGGCCAAGCGGGCGTATCAAGAATGGCTGGAAGCGATGCCATCGGACCGGATCATGTGGGGCGCCGACACCGCGCACGCCGAGGGAATCTATGCCGCGACGGAATTTACGCGGCAATGCCTGGCCGAGGCGCTGGCCGAAAAAGTCGAGCGCGGCGAACTGCGCGAGGAGCATGCCGTGCGGATCGGCCGGCAAGTGATGCGTGACAATGCGCTGCAGCTTTTTCCCAAGCTGAAGCGGCAGCTAGGACGCGCCGCAGGTTAA
- a CDS encoding sulfatase, with the protein MPALSRAGDRPNILWLITEDMGPELACYGTTQVETPHIDRLAAQGVRFTRAFSTAPVCSASRSAFITGMYQTTIGAHNHRSHRDDGFSLPDGVEIISRRLRDAGYFTANVKQLLPAVGFQGTAKNDWNFHVQGQPFDSSRWEELADHQPFYAQVNFQESHRPFQAPPHADPAQVVVPPYYPDHPITRADWAGYLDAISEADRKIGRVLAQLETDGLANDTVVIFFGDHGHCHVRGKQFCYDEGLHIPLVIRWPKNFPAPAGFNAGTVDDRLVAAIDITATTLAMAAIDKPATMEGRVLYGNHRDPDRTYVFGARDRCDETVFRLRTVRDARYRYIRNYTPEQPFLAQNLYKEKSYPVWNLIKELHAAGKLTTAQDALAQPTMPAEELYDVQSDPYEVHNLAGSSATQEALARLRATLDAWINETHDQGREPEPPDQARKLSRDGRMNATSNPAGSR; encoded by the coding sequence GTGCCGGCCCTGTCCAGGGCCGGCGATCGTCCGAACATCCTGTGGCTGATCACCGAAGATATGGGGCCCGAGCTGGCCTGCTACGGAACGACGCAGGTCGAGACTCCGCACATCGATCGCCTGGCCGCCCAGGGCGTGCGCTTTACGCGCGCTTTCAGCACGGCGCCGGTCTGCTCGGCCAGCCGCTCGGCCTTTATCACGGGCATGTACCAGACGACCATTGGCGCACACAATCACCGCTCTCACCGTGACGATGGATTCAGCTTGCCCGACGGTGTTGAGATCATCAGTCGACGATTGCGCGACGCCGGATACTTTACGGCCAATGTAAAGCAGCTACTGCCGGCAGTCGGTTTCCAAGGCACGGCCAAAAACGACTGGAACTTTCACGTCCAGGGACAGCCCTTCGACAGCAGCCGCTGGGAGGAGCTTGCCGATCATCAACCTTTCTACGCGCAGGTGAATTTTCAGGAATCGCATCGCCCGTTTCAGGCTCCGCCGCATGCCGATCCGGCGCAGGTCGTCGTCCCGCCCTACTACCCAGACCATCCGATCACCCGCGCGGATTGGGCCGGATATCTGGACGCGATCAGCGAAGCCGACCGGAAAATCGGCCGCGTACTCGCCCAGCTTGAGACGGATGGCCTGGCGAACGACACCGTGGTGATCTTCTTTGGCGACCATGGGCACTGTCACGTGCGCGGCAAACAATTCTGCTACGACGAAGGGCTGCACATCCCGCTGGTGATTCGTTGGCCCAAGAACTTTCCCGCACCGGCCGGTTTCAACGCGGGCACGGTCGATGACCGGCTGGTAGCGGCCATCGACATCACGGCCACCACGCTGGCCATGGCAGCCATTGACAAGCCGGCAACGATGGAAGGCCGGGTCCTCTATGGCAACCATCGCGATCCGGACCGCACATACGTTTTTGGCGCGCGCGATCGCTGCGACGAAACCGTGTTCCGCCTGCGCACCGTGCGCGACGCCCGCTATCGATACATTCGCAATTACACGCCGGAGCAACCGTTTCTGGCTCAGAACCTATACAAGGAGAAGTCTTATCCGGTTTGGAATCTGATCAAAGAGCTGCACGCGGCCGGCAAGCTCACAACGGCGCAGGATGCTCTGGCCCAGCCGACGATGCCGGCCGAAGAGTTGTACGATGTGCAGTCCGACCCGTATGAGGTTCATAATCTGGCCGGCTCGTCTGCCACTCAAGAAGCGTTGGCGCGCTTGCGGGCGACGCTAGACGCATGGATCAACGAGACCCATGATCAAGGCCGCGAGCCCGAACCACCCGACCAGGCAAGAAAGCTCAGCCGCGACGGCCGGATGAATGCGACGAGCAACCCTGCCGGCTCGCGCTAG